In a single window of the Oenanthe melanoleuca isolate GR-GAL-2019-014 chromosome 28, OMel1.0, whole genome shotgun sequence genome:
- the POLE4 gene encoding DNA polymerase epsilon subunit 4, protein MAAAAAAVPGPGPGPGPGPGPAEAAAPGEEAAGAGPQGSGPARLARLPLARVKALVKADPDVTLASQEAVFVLARAAELFVETIAKDAYVYAQQGKRKTLQRKDLDNAIEAIDEFAFLEGTLD, encoded by the exons AtggctgcggcggcggcggccgtgccggggccggggccggggccggggccggggccggggcccgcggaggcggcggcgcccggggaggaggcggcgggcgcggggccgcaGGGCTCGGGTCCGGCCCGGCTGGCCCGGCTGCCGCTGGCGCGGGTGAAGGCGCTGGTGAAGGCGGACCCGGACGTCACCCTGGCCAGCCAGGAGGCCGTGTTCGTGCTGGCGCGGGCCGCG gagctgtttgttGAAACCATAGCCAAAGATGCTTATGTGTATGCCCagcaaggaaaaaggaaaaccctGCAAAGAAAAGACCTGG ATAATGCCATTGAAGCTATTGATGAATTTGCTTTTTTGGAAG GTACTTTGGACTGA